The Sedimentibacter sp. zth1 DNA segment TTATGGTTTGGCAGAAAATACTTTGGTCGTATCATCACACATTCTTGAGACAGGTTATCAGTATGTCACATTGAATGACGTAAAGCTTAGAGAGAATGTGATTGAATATGTTGATGAGGGTCTGGTTATCGTTTCTTGTGGAGTTATCTGTGAAGGTGTGACAGCCAGGATAGTTGGCTTGGTCAATAATGAAGTTCTTGGTGAAGATGAGATTGGAGAAATTTGGATAGCTGGAGATAGTTTGTCACAAGGATACTGGAACGCAGATGAGGAAGAAGGCTTCAACAGTCGATTAGAAGGCGACAATACTGCATATTTTGCAACAGGTGATCTCGGTTTTATGCATGATAAACATCTTTATATCGTAGGAAGAAAAAAAGATATGGTAATTATTCGCGGCAAAAATTTTTACTCACAAGATATTGAAGAATTGATTTTGAATGCAACAAAGAATGTGGCCAATACAGCAGTAGCCTTTGCAATAAATGAAGAAGAAGAAAAGCTTATAGTAATGGTAGAGGTGGAAGATCGTTTTATGGAAAAGGGAGAAGAAATTAAGGATAAAATTAGAACTATGATTTCACTAAACTGTAAGATCATTCCTTCGGACATTGTGCTAAAGCAGGTTGGAGCTCTTGCAAGAACTGATAGCGGAAAGGTTCAGAGACAGATTTGCAAAAAGATGTATTTGAATGATAAGAAATAAAGTATTAAGTCAAAAAGATAAAATATATGAGTGTTAAGTTGCTATATTTAAATAATATGCTAGATAATTGAAAAAAATTTAGTTAGAAACGAGGATACAAGTATGAAAGACAAAATTGAAGTGAAAAATATAAGTAAAGTATTCAGTAATCAGGAATATGTGTTAAAGGGTATAAGCTTGAATATCGTAAAAAAAACATTTAACGTTTTGCTTGGTCAGAGTGGATCTGGAAAATCAACTTTATTGAATATTATGTCTGGTTTGCTTAATCCAACATCTGGTGGAACATTTATTGATGGTAAGAATATTAACACTCTTAGTGAAAAGAAGCTGGCTGATATACGAAGAAACAGGATAAGTAATATTTATCAGGATTATATGTTGCTTTCTGAACTGACTGTTCAGGAGAATATAGAGCTTGGTAAGGGAAAAGATAACCTTGAACTTAATGATGTTACAAAATCGCTCGGCATCACAAAGCTATTAAATAAGTATCCTTCTCAGCTATCTGGTGGGCAAAGACAGCGTGTTGCTATAGCGAGGGCAATTATTAAGAAGCCTGAAGTTTTGTTTTGTGATGAAG contains these protein-coding regions:
- a CDS encoding ABC transporter ATP-binding protein; translated protein: MKDKIEVKNISKVFSNQEYVLKGISLNIVKKTFNVLLGQSGSGKSTLLNIMSGLLNPTSGGTFIDGKNINTLSEKKLADIRRNRISNIYQDYMLLSELTVQENIELGKGKDNLELNDVTKSLGITKLLNKYPSQLSGGQRQRVAIARAIIKKPEVLFCDEATGALDEENSQQVVKLLHDIKEVYGITIVFATHNLKISMTADRVVTIKDGIIAQDIINKAPLSPFEINWGIQV